The Osmerus eperlanus chromosome 1, fOsmEpe2.1, whole genome shotgun sequence genome includes the window ggaagagagaatgcACTCCAGTTACTTGTCAAGTTACATTCATTTTTACAATACAGAGTTGTCCCATTTGGAATTGAGACAGTTGAGCATTCCCAGTCTTACCCTGCATTGCTGGCACAGCCCTCCACACATTGATGGGCCCTTGGCTGCTGAACTGGCCAATGGAGCACTCCAGGAAAAAGAAAGGGATACCAATGACAAACAACATGATGGAGTAAGGGATGAGGAAGGCACCTGGTAATACAcatgaaagaggagggagagaggatcaaTAATTGCCATGTCATCGTCCTCCTGTAATTGTGCAAACATATCCTACTCTGGAAAAGCTTTAGTGGTTCAGATGTAGCAACACCAGATGCAGGAACACCAGATGTAGGATCACCAGATGTAGGATCACCAGATGTAGGATTACCAGATGTAGGATCACCAGATGTAGGATCACCAGATGTAGGATTACCAGATGTAGGATCACCAGATGTAGGATCACCAGATGTAGGATCACCAGATGTAGGAACACCACTCACCTCCTCCGTTCTTGTATGCCAGATAAGGGAACCTCCATATGTTTCCCAGACCGACTGCATAGCCAATCATAGACAACAAGTACTCGCTCTTACTGCTCCAGTTTCCCCTCTCTACATTCTCATCTGTGTTCCCATCAGGggcttgtttctgtttgttctcCCTCAACTGAAACAGACAGATCATACAAATTGAACATACTGCAAATAATAAacgtattgattatcttacggGTCAAAATCGACTCCAAGCAACAGTAGGGCACAGGACAGTGGTACCTGTCCAGTCTATATTCAGTGTCATATcacatgtttttattttatatgtGGCTTGATTAATGTATCATTTCTCATTGGCTGCTAGGTGGGTATTGACAAACAGTGCCATGCAGTTTCACTCTTCCAAATCAATACTCAACAGCACGCCAACCTATTCACTTTAAAATGCACAATATTACACCAAACAGCGTACATACTAAAGTTATTACTAGAGCTGAAGGCTCCACCAAAATAATACATATGGCCTAATAAAACGCTATATGATGTTCCTTCTTTCAGTGTTTCTTATCTGTCTAAGCATTGGTTATGATATCCTACCGTGTCAGTAGACGCAGAATTTCTAAAAGCCAAGTTTGTAAAACTGCTCAATCCGACTTTCCTCATCCTGATTTCTTGATGTGAAGCTGTCTGAAGTCTTTCCAGGATGCTTTAGGAACAGTATTTAAAGTCCGGTGTGCTGGAGCGACACTTATACGTCTTTAGCCAATCACTGTCATGATCCATATTTGGAAGACATTCTATTGGACAGAGGTCAGTGATGATCCCGACTACTGCACCCCGACACAATCAGTATTACGAACAATGGCAGTCAGACGTTTGCGCACAAGCAAACTCTTAAAAATACAGTGGCCTTGATATTAATGTGATCTTTTGTGAGGTCAATATGGACAAACACATGAATCCACATAAAAAATTATGTGAGTTGGGATTAGCGACGAAACATTAGCAGACTGGCAAAGCATTTTAGTGTAGCCTATATTAGCCTACATGGAAAAGTTTATCAGGTGAGTAAAACTGCTCATGGTCTTATCTTCAAGCGGTCTCTACCCTAATAATAAAAGGTGACAGCCATTACGTAGCATTTATATGAAACTGTACACTTCTACAGTTCTTACTAGAACACTTATCACagcgttgtttttttttttttactgtgtgtCAGTTCCATTCAGCTAAGCCTACGTCATTAGTGGAAGCATCTCAACATTGCCATGCCAAAGCACTAGCGGACTAACACCGCCTCTTGTTGCCTAACCAGCTGGCTTTTCCGACCACGAAAACATGACAGGTGTACATGACTGTACTGGATCATTCATCAACACATGCTGTGGATGTCATGATAATCAGGAACAACACCAGTCTCATCATAGGATGACGGTCAGGTGGTCAAACCCTCACTCTTCTACCGCAACACTAAGGAGACTGTAAATACCCTAGGATTCAAAAGATGACCAACCACACTGGCCAAACCTTAAGGAAGGCTAAATGTGACATCAACCTCATAACAGAAACTTACATGCGATCCTATCATTATGTAGCCCTACGTGGCGGTAGTTGGTTATGGTTTGGACAGcaaggtgaagttagtttcatattcgacattcaacattcgtctcacattcgggcgtcgcgttagggaccgTGTTTAAActacccataccattttgaaaaattatgAATTTTATAATATGTTCATGAATATAAAACTTCAATcggacaccagattattctaacaatgtctggtatacttccacagcttttactttttcaattaagtttcaaacaaaatgaTCGAAAATCGCTTACCTCTGAAaatagaataatctggtgtatatttaagattcttcagtacaattctgaaaaagttattaatattagcgaggatttcatgctattttcatgctaaccctaacactgATAACTTTTGTACAGAACAATCTCAAATATAGACCAGATTAgctattctaataaagtctggcctacttccacaccttTTATATTTTCAATTAAGCTTCAAACTAAATGATaaaaaattgctaatctctgaaaatagcatgaaattcTCGATAAACTTAATAACTTtctacaccctttactttttcaattatttatttgtattttgttaAAACTtttattgaaaaggtaaagggtgtggaagtaggccaggcattattagaataatctggtaacAGTTTGAGGCTTTATATCCATAGAAATATTATGAAACACATACATTTTCTAAATTGAAGGGTttagttttcacccggtccctaatgcgacgctgcaaagtagcgtcttccgaatgtgagacgaatgtcgaatatgtaactaacttcacctcggtggtTTGGACGGCACTTCAATTCAAAATGCCCTAAAACAATTGCTAATATTTCCAGTAGGCTAGAATGTATGCTATTAAATGTATTTCTTTCTAAATTAGCTAGAAGAACTAGCTTCAACTAGCACCAACCAGCACCAACCACCTAACATAATTTTTGTTTGATCCTAAGActcagtggcgattttagacccataaaataaataaactaaatttcatctcagcacccctaaaaataataataataaaaaatacaaataaaagtattattgtttattatcacttgatgctggtagttcatgaagaaaggggcatccttagttttttcattcattcaatattttgcagaaAAATCATGATGGGGGTGGGGTCATACTCCACTTTTAAGACAATGGCAGAGTATGttcaagttcacacacacacacaaaccaagcaAACACATCCCAGTACATGTAAAAATGGTTacctttatttattcattccatAAGACAGGCACTTAGTATTAAAACACCACAACCTTAGTCAATTTGAAGATCAATACATGCTATGCATTCATGTGTCAATTTTAGCGCCACAGAAAAAGACAAATGCACAAAACAGTTTGCATTGTACAAAGCAACACCGCCATAGCAATAAAAGTGTTGAGCTAGTTTGTAGAGACTAGAAATAACTAATATGGGGTTAGGAAGTATGGAGGCCTTGGGAGTATGATATGTAATTGTACATTTGTGAGTCCGTTCTCTGAGGCCAAGTGATTGAGTAAATACTCATAGCACTGTTCAACACCTGCAAATGCTGTCGCAACAAAATTATGGTTGCAAAAGAATACCAAGAAACATATTGAAAATACTCAATAGTATAATGTATCTACACACCACAAAAGAGTGGTCAAACTGACCATGATCTACTGAGGAGAGGATTAAACATGCATGCTCATTCACACAGACAAGAGTCACCTGAAGCTTTTAGGCAAAAGTCTATGTATTAGCACTACAAGACTATGTGGTATGTAGTTTACAAACTTATTCCAAAAGCTTTTCTTTTTATGAGGTGGCTTTGCAAGTATTATATGTTTAATGAAAACAACACAAATGATCACCTGTAATTAAACAATTGTAGGTAAACATGTTGCAGCTGACCTTTGGGCTATTCAGCCTGTTGCTTCATTCTGTTGCTTCACTTCAGGACCTGATACATTAGCAGTATAAACCAAAACGCTGCCACCTGCTGTAGAAATAGAACTACAGCAATGCAGTTCAGGTCTGTTGCCCTCCAGTGGCAGCATGAAAGCCAGACCAACTTAAAGTATTAGATTCCTATCCCTATTTAGTTTCTCCCCACCAATGGCTAAGGTTAGGAGTTGGGGAAGCTAATCTTAGCCTAGATCAGAATCTAGAGGATTTTCTACAGCTCGATAGTGGCTGCCAGGCGCAGACACAAGGCAGAGTCAGAGGGCACATCCTGGGCACTGATCTCATTCCCATCCAGTCGCAGTGTCCGCAGCTTGGAGAAGTTCATCACATCCACAACACTGCAGAAGCTACCCAGGGTaaactctggagagagagagagagagagagagagagagagagagagagacagaccttgTTTTCAGAATTTATCCTTTGCcattggagtgtgtgtttttgtgtctgtgccCTACCTTTGATTTGGTTGGCCTGCAGGTACAGGTGCTCCAGGGTGGCACTGACAGGGGGGATCCTCTCTAGCTTGTTGTAGCTCAGGTCCAGCTCCACCAGGCCAGTCACATTGAAGGTGTTTGGGGGGATGCCCTTGTCTGTTATCTGGTTGTGGCCCATGCGGATGTACTGTAGCTGGGAGAACTGGCGCAGGAAGCCCTCTGGAACAGCACTGATGGAGTTGGACTCCAGGTACAGCTGGTGGAGATGCTCTGGCAGACCCTCTGGGACCTGTCAGGGATCCACACAGGACGGTTATCCATTACCAGATGGTAGCacatgcactctcacacacatgcacccatacacacacacaccttcttgaGCTTGTTGCCGCTGATATCCAGCAGTGTGAGAGAGTTCAACCCCTTCAGTGAAGCAGCCATATCTGTCACAGCGTTGTCATGGAGATACAGAACGGTTAAGTTGTCCATTCCCTCCAGGGCAGCAGGTGTTACCTAGGCAACAGAGCAAACAGTTCAAGGTTACATAATATATTTCATGTTCATTTCTCCTCATAATCCCAAGTAGGTAATGACGACCAGTAAACAGGTGTTCAGCAGTGCCTGGTGAATTGTCTGAATGTTACCTTGTTGATACTATTGCCATTGAGGCGTAGATCTCGGAGAGAGCGTGGGAGGTTTGGAGGAACACGGGTCAGGTTATTGTGCTGCAGATAGAGGCGTTCAAGACTCTTCAGCTTGGCAAATGCCTGGAGAACATATGGTACAATGGAGGTCTTTGTCAGAAAATAACAGTATTCAGATTGTCCAGCCCATATTAGACTTTGTTAGTCTGCAAAGgaattaaccttttaaggagcgagttatttttccaaaacggaagcttgctagttttagttagcttccgttacctagcaacctagcataatactcgtagcaatgctactacctgctagtgttacttgttagcctcctaattgtaaattttgaagccatactatagcgtttgtcatttattttttgtctatcggaaaatagtcggttggaatgttcagaatcacatatgtgtgacgctactccttaacgggttaaatcaACTTTAATAACATGTTTGCAGCATGTGCACTTGTATTCACTGCAAATAATTCACAtggacatactgtacagtacaggccATACTTCAGGACCCACATCCCTGTCCCAACAATCTCCAGCACCACTACCGCATGAGGGGTGTGTTCAGGGGAGTAACATCAGAATCTGTCacactgttcagtctggctGTATATAtatgactgtgttgatgggatccagATGGCTTTCTACCTTCTTGCCGATGCGGTCGGAGGACAGCTGGTTATAGTGCATCATCATCCACACCAGGCTGGTGGCGTTGGCCAGGGCTTCGTCAG containing:
- the fmoda gene encoding fibromodulin a, with amino-acid sequence MRVVCVFLFAALLPSSLSQRHDPFQWLSALRSQGYHADNTGGECPEECDCPPSFPIAMYCDGRGLTVMPTVPSRMKYLYLQHNAITALPDEALANATSLVWMMMHYNQLSSDRIGKKAFAKLKSLERLYLQHNNLTRVPPNLPRSLRDLRLNGNSINKVTPAALEGMDNLTVLYLHDNAVTDMAASLKGLNSLTLLDISGNKLKKVPEGLPEHLHQLYLESNSISAVPEGFLRQFSQLQYIRMGHNQITDKGIPPNTFNVTGLVELDLSYNKLERIPPVSATLEHLYLQANQIKEFTLGSFCSVVDVMNFSKLRTLRLDGNEISAQDVPSDSALCLRLAATIEL